A window of the Candidatus Deferrimicrobiaceae bacterium genome harbors these coding sequences:
- a CDS encoding sugar phosphate nucleotidyltransferase, producing the protein MDHVVVMAGGSGTRFWPESRERRAKQFLNLTGQGAMIVETIRRFAPLVPAGNVWVVAGEKDRAHLVPEKLGIPPENLLLEPEGKNTAPAVALAAAAIRLRDPEAVVLASPADHAIADLKGFRSVIRKAMRLARRSGCFVTLGIPPTSPATGYGYIERGRPLEEKGVEAYRVRRFAEKPDAATARRFLRSGRFDWNSGLFIFRLPEFRERLANHLPVVHDAIDGAFRLAGKPGFRGALRKAYRSIPSVSVDHGLLEHEPEILVVPAAVGWNDIGTWRSLHEFLGRDASGNVLFGDTIAVDCRNVLVRSDRGLVAVLGMEDVVVVRSGDAVLVCPRSRSEEVKGLVERVKEKYPDHA; encoded by the coding sequence ATGGATCATGTGGTCGTGATGGCGGGCGGGTCGGGAACCCGGTTCTGGCCCGAGAGCCGGGAAAGGCGCGCCAAGCAGTTCCTCAACCTGACCGGGCAAGGCGCCATGATCGTCGAGACGATCCGCCGCTTCGCGCCGCTCGTCCCCGCCGGCAACGTCTGGGTCGTCGCGGGAGAGAAGGACCGGGCGCACCTCGTCCCGGAAAAGCTGGGCATCCCCCCCGAAAACCTGCTGCTCGAGCCCGAGGGCAAAAACACCGCTCCGGCCGTCGCCTTGGCCGCCGCCGCGATCCGGCTGCGCGATCCGGAAGCCGTGGTGCTCGCTTCGCCCGCCGACCATGCGATCGCCGATCTCAAGGGGTTCCGGTCGGTCATCCGGAAGGCGATGCGCCTGGCGCGCAGGAGCGGCTGCTTCGTGACGCTCGGCATCCCGCCGACCTCGCCCGCCACGGGGTACGGTTACATCGAACGGGGGCGGCCGCTGGAAGAAAAGGGCGTCGAGGCGTACCGGGTCCGCCGATTCGCGGAAAAGCCCGACGCGGCGACCGCCCGGCGCTTCCTCCGTTCCGGCCGGTTCGACTGGAACAGCGGCCTGTTCATCTTCCGCCTCCCCGAATTCCGGGAACGGCTGGCGAACCACCTGCCCGTCGTGCACGACGCAATCGACGGCGCCTTCCGCCTCGCGGGCAAGCCGGGATTTCGCGGGGCGCTCAGGAAGGCCTATCGGTCGATCCCCTCGGTCTCCGTCGACCACGGGCTGCTCGAGCACGAGCCCGAGATCCTCGTCGTCCCCGCGGCGGTCGGCTGGAACGACATCGGCACCTGGCGATCGCTCCACGAGTTCCTGGGGCGCGATGCGTCAGGCAACGTCCTGTTCGGCGACACGATCGCGGTCGACTGCCGGAACGTCCTGGTCCGCTCCGACCGGGGACTCGTCGCGGTGCTGGGTATGGAGGACGTGGTCGTGGTCCGCAGCGGCGACGCCGTGCTGGTGTGTCCGCGCAGCCGGTCGGAAGAGGTGAAGGGACTGGTCGAGCGGGTGAAGGAGAAGTATCCGGATCACGCCTGA
- the mqnC gene encoding cyclic dehypoxanthinyl futalosine synthase, producing MSWEATLSEVLEGRRPTEVEAVWLLQDAPLFALGKAADAVRRRLHPEGVVTYVVDRNINYTNICTCGCAFCAFYRDKDASDAYVLTEAELDRKIVETIEAGGTRILLQGGLHPDWGMPEAEALVRAVKKHSIRCHGFSPPEITHFAKQSGVSIAEAVARLKAAGLDSIPGGGAEILDDEVRAVISPKKIGWSQWAEVMREAHRQGLKSSATMMFGSVETAESVVRHILRIRDLQEETGGFTGFIPWTFQPGNTALFTDPRFGGGAGAGYNHATGYLKVLALSRLLLPNVPTVQVSWVTMGAKVAQVGLFFGADDFGSTMMEENVVASAGVSFRMTEHEIIETIRDAGFRPSRREDRPCST from the coding sequence GTGAGCTGGGAAGCCACGCTTTCCGAGGTCCTCGAGGGCCGGCGTCCGACCGAGGTCGAGGCGGTCTGGCTGCTCCAGGACGCCCCGCTGTTCGCGCTCGGGAAGGCGGCCGACGCGGTGCGCCGGAGGCTCCATCCCGAAGGCGTCGTCACCTACGTCGTCGACCGCAACATCAACTACACCAATATCTGCACCTGCGGATGCGCCTTCTGCGCCTTCTATCGCGACAAGGACGCCTCCGACGCTTATGTGCTGACCGAGGCCGAGCTCGACCGCAAGATCGTCGAGACGATCGAGGCCGGCGGCACCCGCATCCTGCTCCAGGGCGGGCTGCACCCCGATTGGGGGATGCCCGAGGCCGAGGCGCTCGTCCGCGCGGTCAAGAAGCATTCGATCCGCTGCCACGGCTTTTCGCCGCCCGAGATCACCCACTTCGCGAAGCAGTCCGGCGTGAGCATCGCCGAGGCGGTCGCGCGCCTGAAGGCGGCCGGGCTCGATTCGATCCCCGGCGGGGGCGCCGAGATCCTCGACGACGAGGTGCGCGCCGTCATCAGCCCCAAGAAGATCGGCTGGTCCCAGTGGGCCGAGGTCATGCGCGAGGCGCACCGGCAGGGGCTGAAAAGCTCGGCCACGATGATGTTCGGAAGCGTCGAGACCGCCGAGTCGGTCGTCCGGCATATCCTGCGCATCCGCGACCTGCAGGAAGAAACGGGCGGTTTCACCGGTTTCATCCCCTGGACCTTCCAGCCCGGAAATACGGCGCTCTTCACCGACCCGCGCTTCGGCGGCGGCGCGGGGGCCGGGTACAACCACGCGACCGGCTACCTCAAGGTGCTGGCGCTGTCGCGGCTGCTGCTCCCCAACGTGCCGACCGTGCAGGTCTCGTGGGTAACGATGGGCGCCAAGGTGGCGCAGGTGGGGCTGTTCTTCGGGGCCGACGACTTCGGCAGCACGATGATGGAGGAAAACGTCGTGGCCTCCGCCGGGGTGTCGTTCCGCATGACCGAGCACGAGATCATCGAGACCATCCGTGACGCGGGCTTCCGCCCGTCACGCCGGGAGGACCGTCCATGCTCGACCTGA
- the mqnE gene encoding aminofutalosine synthase MqnE: MDTALRNIRSKVEDGTRLTEDDALALYRSRDLISIGEMANLANRRINGDKVYFIVNRHVNPTNICVNRCKFCAFSKSKDEPLAYTMTMDEILARSDEAEAQKATEIHIVGGLHPDLTFDFYLDMLRALRARHPAMHIQAFTAVEIDYFAQITGLPLGEVIARLKEAGLGSLPGGGAEIFAPAVRNEICPEKIPGSRWLEVMEAVHRAGLKSNATMLYGHVESLESRVDHMRQLRELQDKTGGFQAFIPLAFHPKNTEIAKGYTTGVEDLMALAVGRLYLDNFAHVKAFWINVGAKLAQVSLHFGVDDIDGTVVEEKISHAAGAQTGQEMTVDALVTMIRQAGRIPVERDTLYNVVRTFQAAEGLRA; this comes from the coding sequence ATGGACACGGCACTGAGGAATATCCGCAGCAAGGTCGAGGACGGGACGCGGCTGACCGAGGACGACGCGCTGGCGCTCTACCGGTCGCGCGATCTCATCTCGATCGGCGAGATGGCGAACCTGGCCAATCGCAGGATCAACGGGGACAAGGTTTACTTCATCGTCAACCGGCACGTCAATCCGACCAACATCTGCGTCAACCGGTGCAAGTTCTGCGCGTTCAGCAAGAGCAAGGACGAGCCGCTGGCCTACACGATGACGATGGACGAGATCCTGGCGCGCTCCGACGAGGCCGAGGCGCAGAAGGCGACCGAGATCCACATCGTCGGCGGGCTCCACCCCGACCTGACGTTTGATTTTTACCTCGACATGCTCCGGGCGCTGCGCGCGCGGCACCCCGCGATGCACATCCAGGCGTTCACGGCGGTCGAGATCGACTATTTCGCGCAGATCACCGGGCTGCCGCTCGGCGAAGTCATCGCGCGGTTGAAGGAAGCGGGGCTCGGCAGTCTTCCGGGCGGCGGCGCCGAGATCTTCGCGCCCGCGGTGCGCAACGAGATCTGCCCCGAGAAGATCCCCGGCAGCCGATGGCTCGAGGTGATGGAGGCGGTGCACCGGGCCGGGCTCAAGAGCAACGCGACGATGCTCTACGGCCACGTCGAGTCGCTCGAGTCGCGCGTCGACCACATGCGGCAGTTGCGCGAGCTCCAGGACAAGACCGGCGGATTCCAGGCGTTCATCCCGCTCGCCTTCCATCCCAAGAACACCGAGATCGCCAAGGGCTACACGACCGGCGTCGAAGACCTGATGGCGCTGGCGGTCGGGCGGCTCTACCTCGACAACTTCGCCCATGTGAAGGCCTTCTGGATCAACGTGGGCGCGAAGCTCGCCCAGGTCTCGCTCCACTTCGGCGTCGACGACATCGACGGCACCGTGGTCGAGGAGAAGATCTCCCACGCGGCAGGCGCCCAGACGGGCCAGGAAATGACCGTAGACGCCCTGGTGACGATGATCCGGCAGGCGGGCCGCATCCCGGTCGAGCGCGACACGCTCTACAACGTCGTGCGCACGTTCCAGGCTGCGGAGGGCCTTCGGGCGTGA
- the serS gene encoding serine--tRNA ligase has product MLDLKFVRENIEVVEEALRKRHSDLSLAGFRALDEKRRAMLSAVEGLRAERNAASEEIGRLRRGKQDATALMERMKTVSAQIKEAEAGLPEIEAEMESLLLNIPNIPDASVPEGANEGDNPVIRTWGTPRVFDFPVKDHVDIGEALDIIDFERAVKITGGRFCLLKGAGARLERALVNFMLDLHTGEHGYTEVLPPFMANSASFLGTGQLPKFEDDLFKIADTDYYLVPTAEVPVTNIVRDEILDEASMPLRMTAYTPCFRKEAGSYGKDVRGMIRQHQFNKVEMVAIAKPEEAFGELERLTGHAEEVLKRLGLPYRVITLCTGDMGFSSAKTYDIEVWLPSQGRYREISSCSCFSDFQARRAKIRFRDAATGKTRLANTLNGSGLAVGRTSVAILENYQQQDGSVTVPEALRPYMGGLERIVPR; this is encoded by the coding sequence ATGCTCGACCTGAAATTTGTCCGCGAGAACATCGAGGTGGTCGAGGAGGCGCTCAGGAAGCGCCATTCCGATCTGTCGCTGGCCGGCTTCCGGGCGCTCGACGAGAAGCGGCGGGCGATGCTCTCCGCCGTCGAGGGGCTGCGCGCCGAGCGCAACGCGGCGTCCGAGGAGATCGGGCGGCTGCGGCGCGGGAAGCAGGACGCCACGGCGCTGATGGAGCGGATGAAGACGGTGTCAGCGCAGATCAAGGAAGCCGAGGCCGGCCTGCCCGAGATCGAGGCAGAGATGGAATCGCTGCTGCTCAACATCCCCAATATCCCCGACGCCTCCGTGCCCGAGGGCGCGAACGAGGGCGACAACCCGGTGATCCGCACGTGGGGGACGCCGCGCGTCTTCGACTTCCCGGTGAAGGACCACGTCGACATCGGCGAGGCGCTCGACATCATCGATTTCGAGCGGGCCGTCAAGATCACGGGCGGGCGTTTCTGCCTGCTCAAGGGGGCCGGGGCGCGGCTCGAGCGTGCGCTGGTCAACTTCATGCTCGACCTCCACACGGGCGAGCACGGCTACACCGAGGTGCTTCCCCCGTTCATGGCCAATTCGGCGTCGTTTCTCGGCACCGGCCAGCTCCCGAAATTCGAGGACGACCTCTTCAAGATCGCCGACACCGACTACTACCTGGTGCCCACCGCCGAGGTCCCGGTGACCAACATCGTCCGGGACGAGATCCTCGACGAGGCTTCCATGCCGCTCCGGATGACGGCCTACACGCCCTGCTTCCGCAAGGAGGCGGGTTCCTACGGCAAGGATGTCCGCGGGATGATCCGGCAGCACCAGTTCAACAAGGTCGAGATGGTCGCCATCGCGAAGCCCGAGGAGGCGTTCGGCGAGCTCGAGCGGCTGACGGGCCACGCCGAGGAGGTCCTCAAGCGGCTCGGCCTGCCTTATCGCGTGATCACGCTGTGCACCGGCGACATGGGCTTTTCGTCTGCCAAGACCTACGACATCGAAGTGTGGCTGCCGTCCCAGGGGCGCTACCGCGAGATCTCCTCGTGCAGCTGCTTTTCCGATTTCCAGGCCCGGCGGGCGAAGATCCGCTTCCGTGACGCCGCCACGGGCAAGACCCGCCTGGCGAACACGCTCAACGGCTCCGGCCTGGCCGTCGGCCGCACCTCGGTGGCGATCCTCGAGAATTACCAGCAGCAGGACGGCTCCGTGACGGTTCCCGAGGCGTTGCGCCCCTACATGGGGGGACTCGAGCGGATCGTCCCGCGATAA
- the greA gene encoding transcription elongation factor GreA: protein MEIIRQARHRLEEELHRIDHELRVDLPKEINVALAQGDLSENAEYEAAKDRQSTLQARMGQIQKRLADLSRIDVKGIPKDRAGLGSEVTVENLETGDVVSYTLVIPEVADGKHNLVSVAAPVGKALLNRRVGDTVNVEIPKGSYEFEVQRIVTTFGDVME from the coding sequence ATGGAAATCATCAGGCAGGCGCGACACCGCCTGGAAGAAGAGCTTCACCGGATCGATCACGAGCTTCGGGTCGATCTGCCCAAGGAAATCAACGTGGCGCTGGCGCAGGGGGACCTCTCCGAAAACGCCGAGTACGAGGCCGCCAAGGACCGGCAGTCCACGCTGCAGGCGCGCATGGGCCAGATCCAGAAACGGCTGGCCGACCTGTCGCGCATCGACGTCAAGGGCATCCCGAAGGATCGCGCGGGGCTGGGCAGCGAGGTGACGGTCGAGAATCTCGAGACCGGCGACGTGGTGAGCTACACGCTCGTCATCCCCGAGGTCGCCGACGGCAAGCACAACCTCGTCTCGGTCGCCGCGCCGGTGGGCAAGGCGCTGCTCAACCGGCGGGTGGGAGACACGGTCAACGTCGAGATCCCGAAGGGAAGCTACGAGTTCGAGGTCCAGCGGATCGTCACCACGTTCGGAGACGTGATGGAATAG
- a CDS encoding ferritin family protein produces MSQVPEIVYIVHQAIDHEKEAISLYLELAKISKDSKAKNVLINLASDEVGHMTRLEGYLAELLQGKALIPGPMVAGEAMAAEMTRSTKLEEFDKKELETADEIRILELAIDKEIGANRRYLEMAEKAHSADGKAMFLSLAKEEDLHARILRAEVDAIGQEGFWFDLQEFTMEKQQD; encoded by the coding sequence ATGAGCCAGGTTCCCGAGATCGTCTACATCGTCCATCAGGCCATCGATCACGAGAAGGAAGCGATCAGCCTCTACCTTGAGCTGGCCAAGATCTCCAAGGACAGCAAGGCCAAGAACGTCCTGATCAACCTGGCTTCCGACGAGGTCGGCCACATGACCCGCCTCGAGGGGTACCTGGCCGAGCTGCTCCAGGGGAAGGCGCTGATCCCGGGGCCCATGGTCGCGGGCGAAGCGATGGCTGCCGAGATGACCCGGAGCACGAAGCTCGAGGAATTCGACAAGAAAGAGCTCGAGACCGCCGACGAGATCCGCATCCTCGAGCTGGCGATCGACAAGGAGATCGGGGCCAACAGGCGCTATCTCGAGATGGCCGAAAAGGCGCACAGCGCAGACGGCAAGGCGATGTTCCTGTCGCTCGCCAAGGAAGAAGACCTCCACGCCCGGATCCTGCGCGCCGAAGTCGACGCGATCGGGCAGGAAGGGTTCTGGTTCGATCTGCAGGAATTCACGATGGAAAAACAGCAGGACTAA
- a CDS encoding DUF502 domain-containing protein: protein MQINLKKSFITGIFVVIPMVLSIGLLTWFFTRADGFFSPIIDSILPLVTGYPAHIPGTGIITGCVIILIVGLIARNVAGAKLLGAFDRLIHHVPVFRAIYSTIKQMTDSFSPDNTSAFKEVVLAEYPKENSYALGFRTSTVEVDGERFAVVFVPTNNLYLGEVLLIPETRLRRLDMSIELALRCLVSGGTAAPRVLRSSSVPPKA from the coding sequence GTGCAGATCAACCTCAAAAAGAGTTTCATCACCGGCATCTTCGTCGTCATCCCGATGGTGCTGTCGATCGGCCTGCTTACCTGGTTCTTCACGCGGGCCGACGGCTTCTTCTCGCCCATCATCGACAGCATCCTGCCGCTGGTCACGGGCTATCCCGCCCATATCCCGGGTACCGGCATCATCACCGGCTGCGTCATCATCCTGATCGTCGGCCTCATCGCCCGCAATGTCGCGGGCGCCAAGCTGCTCGGGGCGTTCGACCGCCTGATCCACCACGTCCCGGTCTTCCGCGCGATCTACTCCACCATCAAGCAGATGACCGATTCCTTCTCGCCCGACAACACGAGCGCCTTCAAGGAAGTGGTCCTGGCCGAATATCCGAAGGAAAACTCCTACGCGCTGGGCTTCCGCACGTCCACCGTCGAGGTCGACGGCGAGCGGTTCGCGGTCGTCTTCGTCCCGACCAACAACCTCTATCTCGGTGAAGTGCTGCTCATCCCCGAGACCCGGCTTCGGCGTCTCGACATGAGCATCGAGCTGGCGCTGCGCTGCCTCGTCTCGGGCGGCACGGCCGCGCCCAGGGTGCTGCGCAGCAGCAGCGTCCCGCCCAAGGCCTGA